Sequence from the Podarcis raffonei isolate rPodRaf1 chromosome 16, rPodRaf1.pri, whole genome shotgun sequence genome:
ATCCTCTCTGAACTCTTTTCTGACTTTCTCTTCACCCCTCGCCTGTCTCCCATCTTCTCTGCCACTTTGTCTGGAGATACCCATctccttgccttcctcccccccttttccttctaGCCTCTTGGTTTCCAGAAAGTTTGTCAGAATCCTGCTGAGCTCATCTTATTGACTCTGAATGAGAAGCTTGGAGGCTTGATGTGTTGCCGTCAATGGACTACCAAGTCTGGCTTGTTCCAGAGGCTGATGATTCTCTAGATGAAGCTGCTTAGGGGGTGATTGCTGTTGCTTGCTGTGGCAAACACAATTATATTAAGAGTTGTTAAGAGGCCCCTGCTCCCCTcctagaactacagttcccagagttccctggggaaagggattgattattaaactgatctgggaattgtagtgctgggAGGAGATTAGGGGGTCTTCCTAAGGGGCTGAGACTTctcaacaaaccacagctcccagaaatcAATGTGGGGGGAGGCATGAAGGTTTAAAGTAGTAGCATAGCCCTTTAAGGTGTGAATGCCACCTAAGCAGGTATTGTTGGATACAAAGGAAATGActcttttctccccacctcccaccccgcagcCGCTCTTATCcttgaaatagcctttttaattGCTGGAAAGGCAGCCTCCAAACTTTTCTAAAAGGaaatagtcgtaccttggaagttggaacggaatcctttccggaagtccgtttgacttccaaagcgttcgacttccgaatcacggcttccgattggctgcaggaagctcctgcagccaatgggaagctgcggaagccctgtcagacattcggcttccaaaagaacatttgaaaaccggagcagtcacttctgggtttcggtcgttcgggagccaaaacgtcccagttccagggcgttcgacaaccaaggtatgactgtacagtcatacctcggaagacgaatgccttgcgagttgaacattttggctcccgaatctttaaaaacctggaagtgagcgttccggtctgcgaacgttcttttggaactgGAATATCTGGTGTgggttctgtggcttctgattggccgcaggagcttcctgcagccaatcagaggccacgccttggtttccaaacattttggaagtcgaacggacttccggaacggtttctgttcaacttccgaggtacgactataATGCACAACAGGGTAGCGTTCTCAGGAATGTAATGAATGTATACTgtgggtgtggggaacctttataACCagctggatgttgctgaactacaactcccatggtcaCGCTGGCCATGTTTGCCGGAAGTTGTAGTTCTGCAGCCTCTGGAATGCCAAAAGTGTCCTCCTCCTAGCCTGCTTAGCTTGGTCTCTCTATATGTGCACAGACCAAAAAATCCCTGGTGGTTTAAATGTGGTTGCCCAGCTGTGAGTTAAGAGAGGAGGTGGAGAGAGACAGGGTCCTCTCATTGGCACAATGCATCTTTTCTCTTGATCAGTTACCCATCTTTGGGTACCATAGTGAGGCTGTGCTTCTTCGTAATAAACTATTTTAAGTGCTCTTCTGCCTAGGGACCATGTGAAACAGCCTAGCTGCACatgtaataaaatatttaatatactACTGTGTGTGTGGCAGTGTGCATTGATTGTCCATTGTGGGGTTGGAGTAAAATTTCCTCTCCTCCAGACCCGTGAAATACCAAACTTGTAGATCAGTGTCatggaactgtggagttggaatgggccatgagggtcatctagtccagcccccctgcaatgcaggaatcttttgcccaatgtgggactcaaacccacaaccctgagattaagagtctcattctctactgactgagctatcccttcaaCAGCATccctatatatttttattaatcatTTTATATTGAATTTTACTGAATTTTTTCTGAGACAAATGACGTAATATGTAGTATCAAACACAGCTTTCAGCACATAACAAAACCTGAGTGTGAACTTTGTCCCAGTACTACCGGTACTTTGTTGATGCAAGGGGGACCAGGGAGAGAACTGAAGCAACCCGAGGTCACAAAAACAGGTGATCTGTTGAAACAGCAGTCTGGAAGACCAAAGGaagtgatttattattttttaggctGAAGAccaaaaatgtttaggtgtagTACCTGTCCATAATGGACAATGAAGATCCGGAGCCAGGAATGCTCCCTGTTCTTGCAAAAGAAATTCAACAAACAGAAACCAAGTAACTGAGAATCTTGTTTTGGATTTAATCCCTCTTAACGCTGtctgttagggacgcgggtggcgctgtgggttaaaccacagagcctaggacttgataatcagaaggtcagcggttcgaatccccgtgacggggtgagctcctgttgctcggtccctgctcctgccaacctagcagtttgaaagcacaccagtgcaagtagataaataggtaacggtccggcgggaaggtaaacggcgtttctgtgcactgctctggttcgccagaagcggcttagtcatgctggccacatgacctggaagctgtacgccggctcccttggccaataaagcgagatgagcgccgcaaccccagagtcagccatgactggacctaatggccaggggtccatttacctttaacaCTGTCTGTTATGTTCTGTGACTTTTTCTACCACCCCCAGCTGCcctaggtaaacggcgtttctgtgcactgctctggtttgccagaagcggcttagtcatgctggccacatgacccggaagctgtacgccggctccctcagccaagaaagcgagatgagcgccgcaaccccagagtcagccatgactggacctaatggtcaggggtccctttaccttcaacACTGTTATGTTCTGTGACTTTTTCTACCACCGCCAGCTGCCCTACCTTATTCCTTGTTTATCATTTTTCTATcgtatttctaccccacctttttctccaaggagctcatgtgattctccccttcctcctttaacccccacaacaaccctggaagGAAGGTTTAGCTTGGGAGACAATGGCTGGCCCAAAGCCATGGCcaagtgtggggatttgaaccctggtctcccaggtccaagtctgaCGCTTTTAACCGCTGCACCGTGTGGGCTGTATACATTTCAGGGGGCTGAGAGGAAAGTGATGGATTGCCATGTGTGTTTGTGGCAGAGGTCTGTGCTAGGAGCAGTcggtgtggcccccagaaggtcacACAGGAAGAAACGTGGCCCTCAAGCTGGGGAAAGGTTCCCTGCCATGGGCATAACCGGGCCTTGTCCTTTGAGGCCTAGAAAGGCAGGAGTGTGGGGACCCAACCACCTGTTCATTGTGTAATTTGCCTCTCAGCTGCCTGTTTTGTTTGCAAAGCTGTTGGCAGTTCAGTGGAATGTAGCAGAGTCAGGGCAAAGCCTGCAGCAAGGTTAGCGAACATAAGATCAGgtcaacagcccatctagtctagcatcctattctcagcGGCCAATCAGATACCCCACTGGagagcccaaaagcaggaccagagcacagcagcactctgccTGCCTGTGATTCCtatctgtgttgcaaagagaacgtcagcaatgtctaggcaacatgatgaccatgtacatacgcaacagacaatctttatagaattccttcaaatcaCAAGTACAaatagtctcaaagtctctgaaaatctttaaatgaagcgaggtaccaaactttgtaagatgaaagacaagctgtgaagctttgtgtatttggcaaatatgatgtccaacactgaacagtgattctggataTTGACTACTATTTCttagaattcttcgtcagcgtggtgggaggatatagaattgcctaataaacccatcttatttcaaacgaatgtatgtaaatgaaaatatcaaatgctgtggaacagtgcccACTGCTGACTACATTACACAGTCTggtaacaagtacaaaatgaaatctttagtctcaaagtctctgaaaatctttaaatgaagcgaggtaccagactttaTAATGTAGTCAGCAGTGACTagattattacatgagcactgtagAAGAACATCACCATCGTGGATAGTTGATCACCACCTCATCCGTGAATGTTTCTCATCCATGAATTTTTCTCTTCCACTTTTCTTGGTAGTTTTTCTTTCAGTTTTTAAGAATTAGACAcgtatggcgctgtgggttaaaccacagagcctaggacatgccgatcagaaggtcggcggttcgaatccccacgacggggtgagctcccgttgctcggtccctgctcctgccaacctagcagttcgaaagcacgtcaaagtgcaagtagataaataggtaccactccggcgggaaggtaaatggcatttctgtgcgctgctctggttcgccagaagcggcttagtcatgctggccacatgacccggaagctgtacgccggctccctccgccaataaagcgagatgagcgccgcaaccccagagtcagtcatgactggacctgatggtcaggggtccctttacctttaccttacttaagtACATGATacatttgtctttttttttcaACTTCCCActccattttccattttatttctccccctcGGCTGCACAACACCTTCTGCATCTTATTCTGTCCCATTGATGCTGTGTTTTCttaattccttctgttgctcatagtccTAATCCCGCTTGTCAGTTCATCATATTTTCTTAAATAGTCCAAAAagggcttccattcttccacaaagcCATCATTGTTAGGTTCTCTTATTTGGGCCGTTcactttgccagttctgcatagttccatCGCCTTACTTACCCGTTCTTTGATGGcaacttcttccttccatttttgagcACAGAGAATCCTGGTGGCAGTCACTCCCTCTTGCAGGAGTTTTATCTGTCTTGAACCCTTCCAcctttcagcttcaatggatgtcCCCGAGTTCTAGAGTTATGAGAGATGGCGAAAAGCTTTCCTCTATTCACTTTCTCCCCCCTGTGCATACACTTGATACTGGACTAGGAATGAGGAACATGTGGCTTCCCAGGTGTTGGGTTGGGTTTAGCTCAGTGGAAGACCGGGGGGCGGGCTGTGTACAAAACTGCCAAAATAAGCTCAGGGTTTATAATCTTCAAATGGAGAACTACTTAGCCCTTAGCCCACGTGACCTTAGAAACTGGATTTTTGATCAGGATGCCAACATAAGACAGAGCATCCATCATTGCCACCCGTTACTCTACTTGGTACCCCCAAATTAAGACCCATCACTCAAGGCCCCGTTACCTTGAGACTCTGACCTTCCCACAACTACACAGGACTTTTGCAGAACTAAGATTCTAGCAGATGCCCTCCTCATATTTAGAGGGGAGATTTCAGGGAATTCCCCTTATGGATCACAAATGTATATCAGGATGCAATCAGGTAGAGGACATTACACACTATCTGCTGATTTGCCCCCTGTATACAATGGCCAGAGCAAAATTTATGTCGCCAATTCTTAACTGGCTTCTAGGTCGGTCCGCACAGGAAATGACAGTTGAACTCTTAGCAGATAAACATCTATATTTACACACCAAGGAACCAAATTTGCACTGGCAGCCACGAAGCGGCGTTACAGCTATGTGAATGCACTCCAGTCTTAAGTCATAATGTTGTAaatttcttttcatgttgtaaactgctacaGGTTATGTCAGATGGCtgttgtggttgctcgagagtaaccaggcaggactccaacctgtgtTTTACAggtatttacagtgaagagccccaaagctcatgtctggctcaatcgctagcagaatccgggagtggtctctTTTTGGACCTCCCCCAAGATAAGAGTTTCGTTACCCCCAAAcgcctcctcccctctctgcaccTCAAACTACTGCACAGGATGAGCGATGGCAAGGGCATGTTTCCCTCCTGTCTGGCCTGCCCAGAAGCGGTGTTAAGGCTCTCACCAGCATCCCCTGGTCCCTGCACCTCTTCCCCCCTGGAggtgggctttcctcctccctggaagaggaactgcttcgcaagattttcggaggctccctgtaacacaactgcccttctatttctcgcctctgagccgatggcagttccctgacaggttacGTGTATGATCTTAGAGGAAAGTTCTCCTTTTATTCTCTCTTGTCCATTTAAAGGCTTTTGGCTATATACAATAAAATTGACcacctgctttgtgtgcagaaggcctaagattcagtccttggcatcacCAGGAAGGATAAGGAATATCATACATTGgactctgctgccagtcagtgtaggtaataaagcactagatggaccaatggttcagtggtagaacatctgctttgcacacagaagttcccaggtccaatccccagcaaCTCTCAAGTTGAAAGGATCTCAAGTTTAGCAGTCCTTGGAAAACCAATTCCCAGGAGATGTAACCAACGGTATGAACAATTTTCTCTGCAGTTGTGGGTGGCCCCATatggcaggcatggggaacctccagcccatgggGTAACTTAAGCCCAAAAGGAGTCCCATTTTGGTCTGCAGAGCTGTTACCCACCAGCACCTGACACACCGTGCCCCAAAAGTTTAAAACAAGAACATTCTTCTGTGGGAAAGCTGATAGCTAAGCAGAGTCCCGGAAAATAAGATGGCTGGCTTTCAGGTGGCCTTGGTTTAATCACAGATCACCTGGGCAACACTTATATAAaggtaaacacacacaaacctccaGGTATCTTATCTTGAATTTTGCCAGGGACCAAGGTGAAAGGAAAGGTATAAAGAGGCTGAAGGCCCTACAGGAAAACCCTTCTTGCGAGGACTTAACAGCCGACAGGATGAACCTTGCTCGGTTCCTAATCTTGGCATCAAGTAAGTTGTGGCTCTTAAGGGATGAATGGGTGTTCCTACTGAAACGGGAAGTGGATATgctgtgttgggggtgggggataaattCCTTTATTAACTGGGTTCCCTCTGAAGGATGCTTCTTGGTTAACAATTCATGGTACCTTTGGCACACCACCTCCATTGCCTGATGTGCTCCCTGACCAGCACTGTAGTGTGGCTTGCCAGGCAAGTCGCCAACACTGCAGGAGCGACCCACTACCAGAGCCAAGCAGGGCTGCATTGCATCACCTGTCCAGCTGTGCAGAGGGAAATGCAGCCAGCTGATGGAGCCCTTGGCAGGCGAAACCCCCTGACACTCACAGAGAGGAGCGCTGGGGCAGGTTGTGCTGTGGTCGCCCCTTGCCCGCCTCCCCCATCCATGGGCCTGATCTGTTCCAAGAGAGGAGTGAGCGAGTGCTGGCTGGGTGGTCATTCAGCAAGGGGCCTTGGCACGGTCAAACTTGGAGACCGAAGGGCAGCCTGGCCTCAGGAATGCACCCTCAGggtggggttttactttccagcttGCGTTTAGCAGGCAGGGTGATGCTTCAGCTCTCAGAAGCCTGGGAAATGCCAACCTAACCCTAACCGAACTCTTCTTGTGGGAAGTTTATGTCTCCCTTCTAGTAGGCTCGGACACGGCCTCCATCCCTAGGAACTTGTTGCAGTTCCATAACATGATCAAATGTACCATTCCCAGCAGTGACCCAATGAAGGATTATGCAGACTATGGTTGCTACTGTggcttggggggcagcgggacACCAGTCGATGAGCTGGACAAGTAAGCAAATTTCTCATCTTTGCCCTCTGCCCCCCCTGTCCCCAACGTGTTCCAAGGCTTTGCACCTCCTAATTTTATTAGGGCATCTGCAGGtggtattttgcaggaggggttTAAGAACATACCAGAACTTCAGTTTTCTACACTTAAAGTGGACTCTACTGCAACAGATCTTCCTTTAAAAATTTGCTCTCTTTGGGGCTTACCTTGCACTTAAATTGAGAGCTGCAACTACAGCAGAATGCTACAGCATGGTTGCTGGCAGAAGAGAGGGCTTGTCAGCATATAAAACTCGGCTAAGTGGTGTGTACTGGTTGCTCATTttctaccaggccaagttcaagatcTTGCTCTTGTGGGAAATGCGGCCTCATATAACTAGCATGTTTCGTTCGGGTTAATGCAttaaggggttaagaccacagaataAGCTGTTGTTGCTAGACTTGACCAGGTCACACCCTCCCACCTCCAGTAGGCAGTTAGGAAAGTTTTTTTCTTTGCCTTCTTTCTGTTGATTGTTCACTTCTACTATGTGAAGCCGATCAGAGAGGATGTCTGAGCTTGACTGCTCCCAGCTCAGAAAGTGTGTTCAGAAACATTTGCCATATTTTGTAAGCTTAGCCTTTTTACCTGCATTTTTCTGActgctgcatggaaaagcacatgaatttgaCCTTTGAAGTGTGTAAGTAAACTATTCTTTTAAACTTATCAAATAGTGTGGTCTCTGTTGTTCTAAAGGGATAGAAAGGGCAAGCGCTGTACACAAGTGACTTAAAAATGGGATATTTAAAAGGTCTAACAGCGTATATTCCCGCTCTTCACTttgctgtgtgtttttgtgttttaaaacctCTGCTGTGGCTCTCTCTTATTGGAGGGTATTCTGCCCCACTTGGATCTAGGGATCtatctacatacagcaacaactattagtatataaagcccttaacctCTTGGAACCAGTTTACCTGCGAGATCACCTTACCCTGATAACGGtatgtgcccacttgactgctttgatctgtggaaGTGGCACTGTTAgagatgccacataatacctgttctgcaGTTGTATTAACttaatattttagtgtggcatagaatgttgacatgtgtttcAATATGGCCTTTTACCTTATCCTTGATTTTAACTGGTTTTGAGTATTTGCTTTTAACTATACTTACTGATCGTTGCATTGTTTTCTTCTGGTTAAAGTGGattggtgtgctttaaatgtgtgctgtgatGTTGTCTAGAGAAATCAACGTTCCTTCACTAAACAAGGCAGCTCCTAAGTGTCTCCCAAGCTCGTTGAATCAACTCGAATGTTTCTAATTTTCGAATAGGTGCTGCCAGATCCACGACAACTGCTACGGTGAGGCCAAGAAGCATTCCGAGTGCAAATTCCTCATAGACAACCCTTACACCAAGACCTATGCCTACAGCTGTTCGGGCAGTGATGTCACCTGCAGTGGTAAATTCAGCCTCCACCCTGCTTTGGCTATGTCAGAGGGCCTAGTTCAGTTTCCAAATTAAATCCCCACTGTCTTAAATCAGGGATGGACACAGTTCCTGGCCATCTCGATAATGCTGGACTCccagcatctcccccccccccagccagtgtggccaatggtcagcaggTGTTGGGTTGACATCTGTATGGTTACAGGGCTttatttttcagccagaacttctGGCGTCTCCCAGGTGGGCGCCTtagccattataagagaacaagggaggcgttcatagtgagttccggtacctctttttctaggaaaatagcactggttgcaGGTACTCCATCCCAGAGTTAAGGAGGTGGCTTTCAGAGAATATTGGACAAATTTggggaggagaaagctatcaatggctactagccaaagtgactatgttctgcctccatggtcagaggtagcaatgcttctaaATGCTAATTGCTAGAAGCCACAGAagggagaggactcttgtgcttggatcctgccaCAAGCATCTgagtggccattgtgagaactggatgctggactatttgggcctttggcctggtcaAGCAGGGCTCttgttaataatgatgatgatgatgataatgatgataatgataataataataataataataataataataataataatttatttcttatatcctgcccatctgactggatttccccagctgTTCTGGGCAGTTGCCGACAAAAtatagcatcaaacattaaaagcttcctggaaCAGAGCTGCTTCCAGGTGTCTACAAAAAAAAAACTATTGTTGCTTAACTCTTAACATCTGccaggagggcatttcacaggtgggtgcgactactgagaaggccctctgcctggttccctgtaacttcacttctcgcagtgagggaaccgccagaaggccctcggagctggacctcagtgtccgggctgaacgatggaggtggagacgctccttcaggtatactgggctgaggccatttagggctttaaaggtcagcaccaacactttgaattgtgctcggaaacgtactggaagccaatgtaggtctttcagggctgttgttatatggtctcggcggccactcctggtcaccagtctagctgctgcattctggattagttgtagtttccgagtcaccttcaaaggtagccctgcgTTTATGTTCTTATCTTCAGTAGTGGAGCTTGTGAGAGATCTCAGTCAAGGAGAGCAAAGCTGATGCTCTATAACAGAGCTACAAACCTTCCCGTAAAAACAAATCAGGATTCTAGAATTTagggttctttaaaaaaagaaaagaaactgaattaaataggaagctgcctaatactgagtgagac
This genomic interval carries:
- the LOC128404155 gene encoding phospholipase A2-like; the protein is MNLARFLILASIYVSLLVGSDTASIPRNLLQFHNMIKCTIPSSDPMKDYADYGCYCGLGGSGTPVDELDKCCQIHDNCYGEAKKHSECKFLIDNPYTKTYAYSCSGSDVTCSDDNDECAAFVCECDRSAAICFAGAPYQEEYKQLDTSKHCK